A genomic segment from Nitratiruptor sp. YY08-10 encodes:
- a CDS encoding SDR family NAD(P)-dependent oxidoreductase: MKIFITGIGSGLGEALAKLYLEAGEEVYALSRTLPRSLRNFSNLHFVSLNLHAHEKIELALVKLLDGVELDLAILNAGIVGELKDMSDTSLHEILAVMDLNVWANKVILDILKRYTVKQVVAISSGASVSGARGWNVYALSKATLNMLIKLYAAEMPNTHLTALAPGLIDTPMMEHILQYGDQEKFPVVKRLAESPKMSPEEAAVLLSDNFKRLLEYPSGEFIDIRNLP, translated from the coding sequence ATGAAGATTTTTATCACAGGGATAGGAAGTGGCCTTGGAGAGGCGTTGGCGAAGCTCTACTTGGAAGCTGGTGAAGAGGTGTATGCACTGAGCAGAACACTTCCAAGAAGCCTACGAAACTTTTCCAATCTGCACTTTGTATCGTTAAATCTTCATGCTCATGAGAAGATTGAGTTGGCACTAGTGAAGCTTTTGGATGGAGTAGAGCTTGATCTTGCCATTTTAAATGCAGGTATTGTCGGTGAGCTCAAGGATATGAGTGATACATCTTTACATGAGATTTTGGCGGTCATGGATCTTAATGTATGGGCCAACAAAGTGATACTGGATATATTGAAACGCTACACTGTCAAGCAGGTTGTTGCAATCAGTAGTGGAGCGAGTGTTAGCGGAGCAAGAGGATGGAACGTCTATGCATTGAGCAAAGCCACGCTCAATATGCTCATCAAACTCTATGCAGCTGAGATGCCAAATACGCATTTGACTGCTTTGGCTCCCGGTCTCATTGATACACCGATGATGGAGCATATTTTGCAGTATGGAGATCAAGAGAAATTCCCTGTCGTTAAAAGACTGGCCGAATCGCCTAAAATGAGTCCCGAAGAGGCAGCTGTTCTTTTGAGTGACAATTTTAAAAGACTCTTGGAGTATCCAAGTGGCGAGTTTATCGATATAAGAAATTTACCTTGA
- a CDS encoding ABC transporter substrate-binding protein, giving the protein MRKTFFIICIFLFFNGCSHKPQQSIRIGLVDWIGYAPLYIADAKGWLPKNIEIEDYPANYDVIEAMQIGTIEMGALTLDEMLLHYQKLPDYKAVWFIDYSNGADSLMSAPSIKTLSDLKNKRVAFEPKSVQAYLLDRTLQKGGLAREDIHLKPMKSDSTVTAWKKKEIDAAATFEPTKSELIRLGMHTLFDSSQIPYEIIDLLIVKKAFIGDPSLQKLINAYNKALSMIQKEPEQSFAIIGKYLHMSSKEVKKALQEVQLLGCKENKTIIKEKLSHNFSQVATILKKRGVLATIPHIEEIFSFELIKNCKVF; this is encoded by the coding sequence ATGAGAAAGACATTTTTTATTATATGTATTTTTCTTTTTTTCAATGGATGTTCCCATAAACCTCAACAATCTATCCGTATCGGTTTAGTAGACTGGATTGGCTACGCACCTTTATATATTGCAGATGCAAAGGGGTGGCTGCCCAAAAATATAGAGATAGAAGATTATCCAGCCAATTATGATGTTATCGAGGCAATGCAAATCGGTACAATAGAAATGGGTGCTTTAACGTTAGATGAGATGCTTCTGCATTATCAAAAACTTCCGGACTACAAAGCTGTATGGTTCATCGACTACTCTAATGGAGCTGATAGCCTTATGAGTGCTCCTTCTATCAAAACATTAAGCGATTTGAAAAACAAAAGAGTTGCATTCGAACCCAAAAGTGTTCAAGCGTATCTATTAGATCGCACTTTACAAAAGGGGGGACTAGCAAGAGAGGATATACATTTAAAACCCATGAAATCTGACTCTACAGTAACTGCATGGAAAAAAAAAGAGATCGATGCAGCAGCTACGTTCGAACCGACAAAAAGCGAACTTATCAGGCTTGGTATGCATACACTTTTTGATAGCAGCCAAATCCCGTATGAAATTATCGATCTTCTTATCGTAAAAAAAGCGTTTATCGGTGATCCATCTTTACAAAAGCTTATTAATGCGTACAATAAGGCTCTTTCAATGATTCAAAAAGAACCTGAGCAAAGTTTTGCTATTATTGGTAAATACCTCCATATGTCGTCTAAAGAGGTCAAAAAAGCTTTACAAGAAGTACAACTTCTTGGTTGTAAAGAAAATAAAACCATTATCAAAGAAAAACTCTCCCACAACTTTTCACAAGTTGCAACGATTTTAAAAAAACGGGGTGTTTTAGCTACAATTCCCCATATTGAAGAGATTTTTTCATTTGAATTGATTAAAAACTGTAAGGTTTTTTAA
- a CDS encoding bifunctional diguanylate cyclase/phosphodiesterase — MKTWLQSLFIYPLIAFLLLFGSLFAIYTMTIHNIKHNLVQQEIQHAKEDIFLLKSMIDEYSFQKKPELIQREIVRFATKKYVHKVFLIDLNHTIHYTNRAKYRDEKLDHVLNSKEKISLAKIMHTKHFNIQFNKELFLNVIQPLEFFFNPVTKKLEKGYLVIEYDFSSLIEQQIYMAQKTFLLLFLAITFLFLLFSLFVYKFLLKNYYELGKLLFHTDLYTTIPINKFIQTLKESIEKIAIMEKVFQNSEDAILITDGQKRIITVNPAFEKISGYKKEEVLGKKPEEILKSGLQNEAFYEHLWRNLTKRGKWSGEIIDKRKNGNKLYALIHIFSIKDPITGTITNYAAVIKDITELAKKQEIIQNLAFYDPLTNLANRAKFLHTLEEFIALGKRKEFHFAILFIDLDNFKEINDTLGHDIGDKLLQEFAKRIKNELREEDIAARQGGDEFVILLPNVSSGEAALEVACRLKNSFEEPVAISSHSLTISFSIGIALFPQDAKNAIELLKAADIAMYKAKEKRNNCILFQEKMQSEALEKLILKKELQQAIANNELILYLQPKISKQTHQVKGFEALIRWIHPKKGFIPPFKFIPLAEESTLIIPLTEWIFQEVNSILDKFQQENIQASIAINISARHFATKQLIKQITTNIKKEYIQRGLIELEVTESAVMEDINKAMHYLQELHSFGIKVSLDDFGTGYSSLQYLKKLPIDTIKIDKIFIDHIIDDNKDQAIVESTIEMADKLGMDTVAEGVETKEQAQFLEQIGIDYIQGYYYAKPMPFEEVLQFLKK, encoded by the coding sequence ATGAAAACATGGCTTCAATCGCTTTTTATCTATCCACTTATTGCTTTTTTACTTCTTTTTGGCTCTTTATTTGCAATCTATACAATGACCATACATAACATTAAACACAATCTCGTACAGCAAGAGATCCAACACGCAAAAGAGGATATATTTTTGCTTAAAAGCATGATCGATGAATACTCCTTTCAAAAGAAACCTGAGCTCATACAGCGAGAAATTGTTCGCTTTGCTACAAAAAAGTATGTTCATAAAGTATTTCTCATAGACCTAAACCATACGATTCATTACACGAATAGAGCAAAATATAGAGATGAAAAACTTGATCATGTTCTGAATTCCAAAGAAAAAATTTCCCTAGCAAAAATAATGCATACTAAACATTTTAATATACAATTCAACAAAGAGCTTTTTCTCAATGTAATTCAACCTTTGGAGTTTTTCTTCAATCCGGTAACAAAAAAGCTCGAAAAGGGCTATCTCGTTATTGAATACGATTTTTCCTCTCTTATAGAGCAACAAATCTATATGGCACAAAAAACTTTTCTCCTGCTTTTTCTTGCCATTACTTTTCTTTTCCTTCTCTTTTCTCTATTTGTATATAAATTTTTGCTAAAAAACTATTATGAATTAGGAAAACTTCTTTTTCATACTGATCTATATACCACTATCCCTATCAATAAGTTTATTCAAACCCTAAAAGAATCGATTGAGAAAATAGCCATAATGGAAAAAGTTTTCCAAAACAGCGAGGATGCAATCTTAATCACCGATGGTCAAAAAAGAATCATTACTGTTAATCCTGCTTTTGAAAAAATAAGCGGCTATAAAAAAGAGGAAGTTTTAGGGAAAAAACCGGAAGAAATTTTAAAATCTGGTTTGCAAAATGAAGCTTTTTATGAGCATTTATGGAGAAATTTAACAAAAAGAGGAAAGTGGTCTGGAGAAATTATCGATAAACGCAAAAATGGAAACAAACTTTACGCCTTAATTCATATCTTCTCTATCAAAGATCCAATCACCGGTACAATTACCAATTACGCAGCTGTTATCAAAGATATTACTGAGTTAGCCAAAAAACAAGAGATTATTCAAAATCTTGCCTTTTACGACCCTCTAACAAATCTTGCCAATAGGGCAAAATTTTTACATACATTAGAAGAGTTTATAGCACTTGGAAAAAGAAAAGAGTTTCATTTTGCTATTCTTTTTATTGATTTGGATAATTTTAAAGAAATTAATGATACTTTAGGGCATGATATAGGGGATAAACTCTTACAAGAATTTGCTAAACGCATCAAAAATGAATTACGCGAAGAAGATATTGCAGCAAGACAAGGTGGAGATGAGTTTGTAATTTTGCTTCCCAATGTCTCTTCTGGTGAAGCTGCGTTAGAGGTCGCCTGTCGATTAAAAAACAGTTTTGAAGAGCCTGTTGCCATCAGTAGTCACTCTCTTACTATTAGTTTTAGCATTGGTATCGCTCTTTTTCCTCAAGATGCCAAAAATGCAATTGAACTTTTAAAAGCGGCTGATATTGCCATGTATAAGGCAAAAGAGAAGAGAAATAACTGCATTTTATTTCAAGAGAAGATGCAAAGTGAGGCTCTTGAGAAACTGATACTCAAAAAAGAGCTTCAACAAGCAATAGCTAATAATGAACTTATTCTTTATCTACAACCAAAAATATCCAAACAAACTCATCAAGTAAAGGGTTTTGAAGCTTTGATTCGCTGGATTCATCCTAAAAAAGGTTTTATCCCACCCTTTAAGTTTATTCCTTTGGCAGAAGAGAGTACATTGATAATTCCTCTTACAGAGTGGATCTTTCAAGAAGTAAACAGTATACTTGATAAATTCCAACAAGAAAATATCCAAGCCTCAATTGCCATCAATATCTCAGCACGACATTTTGCAACTAAACAACTCATAAAGCAAATTACTACAAATATAAAAAAAGAGTATATTCAAAGAGGGCTTATTGAGCTTGAAGTTACAGAGAGTGCAGTCATGGAGGATATCAACAAAGCAATGCATTATCTTCAAGAACTCCACTCTTTTGGTATCAAAGTCTCACTTGATGATTTTGGAACCGGATACTCGTCACTGCAATATCTCAAAAAACTGCCAATCGATACTATCAAAATCGATAAAATTTTTATTGATCACATTATAGACGACAATAAAGATCAAGCAATAGTAGAAAGCACTATTGAGATGGCAGACAAACTTGGAATGGATACCGTTGCCGAAGGGGTAGAAACAAAAGAGCAAGCCCAATTTTTAGAGCAAATTGGAATCGATTATATTCAAGGCTATTACTATGCTAAACCAATGCCTTTTGAAGAGGTGCTTCAATTTTTAAAAAAATAG
- the rgy gene encoding reverse gyrase, which translates to MIELVYKGLCPNCGGDICSERLGKGLMCKRCMQKEGDPCDILQEGDFLAICAVEQRSALFETFFKEKNGFSLRQIQKSWAKRFFLGHSFALLAPTGVGKTTFGLSLAAFLDQKSYLLFPTQLLVNQAVERLRQLGVEPLFYDSSFSKKKKDETKAKIRAGEFQILVTTTAFFYKNFESIPKAFGFVFIDDVDSILKSARHIDKVMLLLGFSQEDIDEAMCFIDLKIKGSLTYEEFEQWQAKMRFIRSHAKAKLIVSSATANPRSRRVGLFRELLGFEVSRPSITVRNVEDVYEEPKDLWQRSVELVNELGTGGLLFLPGNETKERLQEFLAFLEQKGIKAQSYEEFDEEAFRKGDAQVLVGFASYRNPLARGIDMPDVIRYALFVGVPKLEFTLDITKHTSLYFFLVSLLQFFKNHPNFEQFIQYLNYLKRVLRIPYEKLSQKAKAKVETIYHEITNLLDDKQIEKINKTPDVAIVKEDDHFKLVTADVTGYIQASGRTSRLYVGGLSKGLSYLLVDNQKAFVSLQKKVRWFNEEIVFKDAKDVDLKAILQIIDEDRQKIALAMQGELHEQKEFFTTSLVIVESPNKARTIANFYGKPMVRDLGGVRVYEVAKEGKILSIAASKGHVVDLTKQEGIYGILHEERFIPLFEPIDEDKKDIIGALRRLGVEVQDLFIATDPDVEGEKISYDLQLLVKPYNKKVQRAEFHEVTKRAFDEALSHPREFDEDLVKAQLVRRIADRWIGFSLSQMLQKRFQKSWLSAGRVQSAVLEWIVLRDNEAKEKIFVVQTFVDDVVAEFVFDEKQTAKEFYEKLHEVEIRFIQKETKELFKTPFTTDAMLYAASKELHFSPQKTMQLAQDLFESGFITYHRTDSTRISSVGIAIAKEYIQTHFGENYFVPRSHSKAGGAHEAIRPTKAMDAQELEQFLQLQNSSLTQEHVKLYDLIFRTFIASQMKSAKVEEIAAQVEAFDQKTTIRFYDDIVEHGIDLILPVQLHQLQEGRYAVQKELLTRSKVPRYGYADVIRLMKERGIGRPSTYAITIQKLQERHYIVQRQGILYPTKLGQEVYEELRKNPEVYTFVNEHYTKELEALMDQIEQGEISYQKVIQDLYLQMKKRLKFFK; encoded by the coding sequence GTGATAGAACTTGTCTACAAGGGGCTTTGCCCCAACTGTGGGGGTGATATTTGTAGCGAGCGCCTTGGCAAAGGATTGATGTGCAAGCGCTGTATGCAAAAAGAGGGTGATCCGTGCGATATACTGCAAGAGGGCGATTTTTTAGCCATTTGTGCAGTAGAGCAAAGAAGTGCTTTGTTTGAAACGTTTTTCAAAGAAAAAAATGGATTTAGTCTTCGTCAAATCCAAAAAAGCTGGGCAAAACGATTTTTCCTTGGACACTCTTTTGCTCTACTTGCACCTACAGGTGTTGGAAAAACAACATTTGGATTATCGCTTGCTGCATTTTTAGACCAAAAAAGTTATCTCCTTTTCCCGACACAGCTTCTGGTAAATCAGGCAGTGGAAAGGTTAAGGCAACTTGGGGTTGAGCCTCTTTTTTATGACTCTTCATTTTCTAAAAAGAAAAAAGATGAAACAAAAGCAAAAATTCGTGCGGGTGAGTTTCAGATATTAGTAACCACAACCGCTTTTTTTTACAAAAATTTTGAATCCATCCCAAAAGCGTTTGGTTTTGTGTTTATCGATGATGTGGACAGTATCTTAAAGAGTGCCAGACATATCGATAAGGTGATGCTTCTTTTGGGTTTTAGTCAAGAAGATATCGATGAGGCGATGTGCTTTATCGATTTAAAAATAAAAGGTAGTCTCACTTACGAAGAGTTTGAGCAGTGGCAAGCAAAGATGCGTTTTATTCGCTCTCATGCAAAAGCAAAACTCATAGTCTCTAGTGCAACGGCAAATCCAAGAAGCAGGCGAGTAGGGCTCTTTCGGGAGCTTTTGGGATTTGAGGTGAGCCGACCATCCATTACGGTGAGAAATGTAGAGGATGTGTATGAAGAGCCAAAGGATCTTTGGCAGCGAAGTGTAGAGCTTGTCAACGAGCTTGGCACAGGCGGGCTTCTTTTTTTGCCAGGAAATGAGACAAAAGAGCGGCTACAGGAGTTTTTGGCCTTTTTGGAGCAAAAAGGGATCAAAGCGCAAAGTTATGAGGAGTTTGATGAAGAGGCTTTTAGAAAAGGAGATGCCCAGGTTTTAGTTGGATTTGCCAGCTATCGAAATCCATTAGCCCGTGGAATCGACATGCCAGATGTCATTCGGTATGCGTTGTTTGTGGGTGTGCCAAAACTGGAGTTTACGTTAGATATTACAAAACATACCTCTTTATACTTTTTTTTGGTATCGCTATTACAATTTTTCAAAAACCATCCAAATTTTGAACAATTTATACAGTATCTCAATTATTTAAAAAGGGTGTTGCGTATCCCTTATGAGAAACTAAGCCAAAAGGCAAAGGCAAAAGTTGAAACGATATACCATGAGATAACAAATCTTTTAGATGATAAGCAGATCGAAAAAATCAATAAAACTCCCGATGTGGCCATTGTGAAAGAAGATGATCATTTTAAACTTGTCACCGCTGATGTCACAGGTTATATCCAAGCAAGTGGTAGAACAAGCAGGCTCTATGTAGGAGGACTTTCAAAGGGGCTTAGCTATCTTTTAGTCGATAATCAAAAAGCCTTTGTAAGTTTGCAAAAAAAGGTGCGATGGTTTAATGAGGAGATTGTTTTTAAAGATGCAAAAGATGTGGATCTAAAAGCGATTTTACAAATCATTGATGAAGATCGACAAAAAATTGCTTTAGCGATGCAGGGAGAACTACATGAACAGAAGGAGTTTTTTACAACCTCTTTAGTCATCGTAGAATCCCCAAATAAAGCAAGAACTATTGCAAACTTTTATGGAAAGCCTATGGTGCGAGACCTTGGTGGTGTTCGAGTTTACGAAGTAGCAAAAGAGGGGAAAATCCTCTCTATCGCTGCATCCAAAGGGCATGTTGTGGATCTAACAAAGCAAGAAGGGATATATGGCATTTTGCATGAGGAACGTTTTATCCCTCTTTTTGAGCCGATAGATGAAGACAAAAAAGATATTATCGGGGCTTTGCGAAGATTGGGAGTTGAGGTACAAGATCTTTTTATCGCTACCGATCCGGATGTGGAAGGAGAGAAAATCAGCTACGACTTGCAGCTTTTGGTGAAGCCTTACAACAAAAAAGTTCAAAGAGCCGAATTTCATGAAGTGACCAAAAGGGCTTTTGATGAGGCTCTGAGTCATCCGAGGGAGTTTGATGAAGATCTGGTCAAAGCCCAGTTGGTTCGTCGAATTGCCGATCGTTGGATAGGCTTTAGTCTCTCACAGATGCTGCAAAAGAGATTTCAAAAGAGCTGGCTCAGTGCCGGACGGGTACAGAGTGCCGTGCTTGAATGGATTGTACTGAGAGACAATGAAGCAAAAGAGAAGATTTTTGTTGTGCAGACTTTTGTTGATGATGTAGTGGCAGAGTTTGTTTTTGATGAGAAACAAACAGCAAAAGAGTTTTATGAAAAACTTCATGAAGTTGAAATTCGGTTTATTCAAAAAGAAACAAAAGAGCTTTTCAAAACACCTTTTACTACCGATGCGATGCTCTATGCAGCTTCAAAAGAGCTGCATTTTTCTCCACAAAAGACGATGCAGCTGGCACAAGATCTGTTTGAATCTGGATTTATCACCTATCACAGAACCGATTCAACGAGAATTAGCAGTGTGGGTATCGCTATAGCAAAAGAGTATATCCAAACCCATTTTGGCGAAAACTATTTTGTGCCAAGAAGTCATAGTAAAGCCGGAGGTGCTCATGAGGCGATCAGGCCTACAAAGGCTATGGACGCACAGGAACTTGAGCAGTTTTTACAGCTGCAAAACAGCTCTTTGACCCAAGAGCACGTGAAGCTATACGATCTTATTTTTCGTACCTTTATCGCTTCACAGATGAAAAGTGCAAAAGTAGAGGAGATTGCGGCTCAAGTAGAGGCATTTGACCAAAAAACCACGATCCGTTTTTATGATGACATAGTTGAACACGGTATCGACTTGATCCTTCCTGTGCAGTTACACCAATTGCAAGAGGGCAGGTACGCTGTACAAAAAGAGCTTTTAACCAGATCCAAAGTTCCAAGATACGGCTATGCCGATGTTATTCGACTGATGAAAGAGCGAGGAATAGGAAGACCGTCTACCTATGCTATAACGATTCAAAAACTTCAAGAGCGTCATTATATTGTTCAGCGGCAAGGTATTTTATATCCAACCAAATTGGGACAAGAAGTGTATGAAGAGCTCAGGAAAAATCCTGAAGTGTATACATTTGTCAATGAACATTATACAAAAGAGCTTGAGGCTTTGATGGATCAAATAGAACAAGGTGAAATCTCTTATCAAAAAGTAATACAAGATCTCTATCTGCAAATGAAAAAGCGGTTAAAGTTTTTCAAGTGA
- a CDS encoding bacterio-opsin activator — MIILTASGFNIDEKELDRLVERVFFKAIDLLGGLKKLAEFRTLTWLPSLARAAFAIVLREEYLKPEDEIAEYVGLTRNTVRNILRADPDQAMYKIEHLEELSEEEKKELKVHTAGGVAKLAYKLVKEGQDSQTMLDFCHAVAAESLKAASCESPWAYLVLKKSKGISYPVVDSKELENRLAGVQIKGIDGSEVAKNIAYPIKTPAEMLHAIKEYLQSQGQA, encoded by the coding sequence ATGATTATTTTGACAGCGAGTGGATTTAATATTGATGAGAAAGAGTTGGATAGATTGGTTGAGCGTGTCTTTTTCAAAGCCATCGATCTTTTGGGCGGTCTAAAAAAATTAGCAGAATTTCGTACACTCACATGGCTACCGAGTCTGGCTCGTGCGGCATTTGCTATTGTTTTACGGGAGGAGTATCTCAAACCTGAAGATGAGATTGCGGAGTATGTGGGTCTTACAAGAAATACAGTGAGAAATATCTTAAGAGCTGATCCGGATCAAGCGATGTATAAAATCGAGCATCTTGAAGAACTCAGTGAAGAGGAGAAAAAAGAGCTCAAAGTTCATACAGCCGGTGGTGTGGCAAAGTTAGCCTACAAGCTAGTCAAAGAGGGGCAAGATTCACAAACGATGCTTGATTTTTGTCACGCAGTGGCGGCTGAATCACTCAAAGCGGCAAGTTGTGAAAGTCCATGGGCCTATCTTGTGCTTAAAAAAAGCAAAGGTATCAGTTACCCTGTTGTAGATAGCAAAGAACTTGAAAACAGGCTTGCCGGTGTTCAGATCAAAGGTATTGATGGAAGTGAAGTGGCAAAAAATATTGCTTATCCTATCAAAACGCCTGCTGAAATGCTTCATGCCATAAAAGAGTATTTGCAAAGTCAAGGTCAAGCGTGA
- a CDS encoding KaiC domain-containing protein produces MAETNSYPSYYHEPEVVKESIFKGSEALQKAPEITGVPTGIEGLDDLFFTLKEEKGKLKQVPLGGIPKYSVFNLTGVNDTGKSLMVEQFAVEQARKGEKVAFITVETPANFVISSIKYRALAMGYKFEDFEDNIILIDAASHSKLRENIPDLLATLAYAIKEFKINYTVIDSVTGLFENKEMMARAIVRRVYNFLKKWYQTAILISQKRSGHEELSSEAAGGYAVGHIVDGTMVVAKELIASQYAARMYKAKLGDLVRLFRIDGCRMSGHDTKTHFMEITETGLVRILGPLGE; encoded by the coding sequence ATGGCCGAAACAAATAGCTACCCAAGCTACTATCATGAACCAGAAGTTGTTAAAGAGAGTATTTTCAAAGGCTCCGAAGCGCTGCAAAAAGCTCCGGAAATTACAGGAGTGCCAACAGGAATTGAAGGGTTGGATGATCTTTTTTTCACCCTCAAAGAAGAAAAAGGAAAATTGAAGCAGGTTCCACTTGGAGGTATTCCAAAATATAGTGTTTTTAATCTAACAGGCGTAAATGATACGGGAAAAAGTTTAATGGTGGAGCAGTTTGCTGTAGAGCAGGCTAGGAAGGGAGAGAAAGTTGCTTTCATTACAGTGGAGACCCCTGCAAATTTCGTGATCTCTTCTATCAAATACAGAGCCCTTGCCATGGGATATAAGTTTGAGGATTTTGAAGACAATATCATTTTGATCGATGCGGCAAGTCATTCGAAACTGAGAGAAAATATCCCTGATCTTTTGGCAACCCTTGCCTATGCCATCAAAGAGTTTAAAATCAACTATACGGTGATTGACTCCGTAACAGGTCTTTTTGAAAATAAAGAGATGATGGCACGAGCAATTGTCAGACGAGTCTATAACTTCTTGAAAAAGTGGTACCAAACAGCCATTTTGATCTCGCAAAAAAGAAGTGGTCATGAAGAGCTGAGCAGTGAAGCGGCAGGTGGATATGCAGTTGGCCATATCGTTGATGGAACGATGGTAGTGGCAAAGGAGCTGATTGCCAGCCAATATGCCGCTAGGATGTATAAGGCAAAATTGGGTGATCTTGTGCGCCTGTTTCGAATTGACGGATGTCGAATGAGCGGACATGATACGAAAACGCATTTTATGGAGATCACTGAAACAGGACTTGTTAGAATTTTAGGACCATTGGGAGAATAA
- the upp gene encoding uracil phosphoribosyltransferase, with amino-acid sequence MIYQSANPLIKHLVNSIRDISIDAQRMREYIGIIAQFLLFEALRNQQLIPKTISTWIGSKEFGFLKEENFVFIPILRAGIPMMEGVLPLFPKAKTGFLAMKRDENTFEPIVYYERFPKLENKTVFLCDPMVATGGSLHDAIKIVGKENPAKIITLNIVGVQEGLEYAQSANENVDIYIAQIDDHLNDKKYIIPGLGDAGDRAYNTEE; translated from the coding sequence ATGATTTATCAATCTGCCAATCCACTTATCAAACATCTTGTCAATTCCATTCGCGACATCTCCATTGACGCACAGCGGATGCGAGAGTATATCGGCATTATTGCTCAGTTTCTTCTTTTCGAAGCCCTGCGTAATCAGCAGCTTATCCCAAAAACCATCTCCACATGGATCGGTTCAAAGGAGTTTGGCTTTTTGAAAGAGGAAAACTTTGTTTTTATTCCAATTCTTCGAGCAGGCATTCCTATGATGGAAGGGGTATTGCCTCTTTTTCCAAAGGCAAAAACCGGATTTTTGGCAATGAAAAGAGACGAAAACACATTTGAGCCGATTGTCTACTATGAGCGATTTCCAAAACTTGAAAACAAAACCGTCTTCCTCTGTGATCCTATGGTGGCAACAGGCGGGTCGCTGCATGATGCCATCAAGATAGTTGGTAAAGAAAATCCCGCTAAAATCATAACACTCAATATCGTTGGCGTCCAAGAAGGTCTGGAATATGCCCAAAGTGCTAATGAAAATGTAGATATCTATATCGCACAGATCGACGATCATCTCAATGATAAAAAATATATCATCCCGGGTCTTGGCGATGCAGGTGATAGAGCGTACAATACAGAAGAGTGA
- a CDS encoding tetratricopeptide repeat protein, whose translation MKKLLQQCQEGVASACTQIGYMYDKAVNLPKDDYQAVKYYSLSCALGDQRGCVNLGVMWEKEQANLKRDPKKIMQLFNDACEEEYGIGCYFLGLSYEEGKLVKKDLTKAYLYYHQACNLGVEDACVKEEELNFKSHK comes from the coding sequence TTGAAAAAACTGTTACAACAGTGTCAAGAAGGTGTAGCTTCTGCATGCACGCAAATAGGCTATATGTATGATAAAGCTGTTAACTTGCCAAAAGATGATTATCAAGCGGTCAAGTATTATTCACTTAGTTGTGCACTTGGCGATCAAAGAGGTTGTGTCAATCTGGGTGTAATGTGGGAGAAGGAGCAGGCCAATTTAAAACGAGATCCCAAAAAAATCATGCAGCTTTTTAATGATGCCTGTGAAGAAGAGTATGGAATCGGATGCTATTTTCTTGGTTTATCTTATGAAGAGGGAAAACTTGTCAAAAAAGATCTTACAAAAGCGTACCTTTACTACCATCAAGCCTGCAATCTAGGAGTCGAGGATGCATGTGTGAAAGAAGAGGAACTCAACTTTAAAAGTCATAAATGA